From the genome of Spirosomataceae bacterium TFI 002, one region includes:
- a CDS encoding arylsulfatase, with protein sequence MQRRLILFSLFGIVAIIFIAFQHKKESTPPNVVLIYIDDLGFGDLGRTGAVGYRTPNFDDMASKGMFFSHYYSPQAVCTASRAGLLTGCYPNRIGFRGATDHTAKTGINPDEETIAELLRAKGYATAAYGKWHLGFQKEFLPMQHGFDEYFGIPYSNDMWPNHPVNKNYYPPLPLIGGNETVETNPDQSQFTTWFTERTINFIKKNKNKPFFAYLAHPMPHVPLFVSDKFKGKSEQGLYGDVIMELDWSIGEIRRTLKELDLDKNTLLIVTSDNGPWLSYGNHAGSAGGFREGKGTTYEGGQRVPCLMEWTGTIPAGKVSNNMAAGIDILPTIVEATGANLPQKRIDGVSLLANLKGDLNAKPRDTFLYYYRRNSLEAVRHGDWKLVFPHPGRTNEGFKPGKDGIPGGGNENFNNQGGLYDLRRDPGERYNLQFDFPEVTKRLEQIAKEAREDLGDDLTDSPGKNRRELGRVDY encoded by the coding sequence ATGCAAAGAAGACTCATCCTATTTTCGTTATTTGGTATAGTCGCCATTATTTTCATAGCCTTTCAACATAAGAAAGAAAGCACTCCTCCTAATGTTGTACTCATCTACATCGATGATCTTGGCTTTGGCGATTTGGGTCGAACAGGTGCTGTGGGATATAGAACACCTAATTTTGACGACATGGCGAGCAAAGGAATGTTCTTTTCTCACTATTATTCACCACAAGCTGTTTGTACTGCGTCAAGAGCAGGCTTACTCACAGGTTGCTATCCCAATAGAATTGGTTTTAGAGGAGCTACGGATCATACCGCCAAAACTGGAATAAATCCAGATGAAGAAACTATTGCTGAACTATTAAGAGCAAAAGGTTATGCAACAGCTGCATATGGGAAATGGCATTTAGGTTTTCAAAAAGAGTTTCTACCAATGCAACATGGTTTCGACGAATATTTTGGAATCCCCTACTCCAACGATATGTGGCCTAATCATCCAGTTAATAAAAACTACTATCCTCCATTACCATTGATAGGTGGCAATGAGACCGTTGAAACAAATCCGGATCAAAGCCAATTCACTACTTGGTTTACAGAGCGTACAATCAACTTTATCAAAAAAAACAAGAACAAACCTTTCTTTGCGTATTTGGCTCATCCTATGCCACACGTGCCACTTTTTGTCTCTGATAAATTCAAAGGAAAGTCTGAACAAGGACTTTATGGCGATGTGATCATGGAGTTAGATTGGAGTATTGGTGAAATACGAAGGACTTTGAAAGAACTTGATTTGGACAAAAATACCCTACTTATTGTAACATCTGATAATGGCCCATGGCTTTCTTACGGTAATCATGCAGGTAGTGCTGGTGGATTTAGAGAAGGAAAAGGAACTACCTACGAAGGTGGTCAGCGTGTTCCATGCCTCATGGAGTGGACAGGAACTATACCGGCAGGGAAAGTTTCAAATAACATGGCAGCAGGTATCGACATATTACCCACAATTGTAGAAGCAACAGGAGCTAATTTACCTCAAAAGCGTATTGATGGCGTTAGTCTATTAGCCAATTTAAAAGGTGACTTGAATGCGAAGCCACGAGATACATTTTTGTATTACTATCGAAGAAATAGCCTAGAAGCCGTTCGTCATGGAGATTGGAAACTTGTATTTCCACACCCTGGTAGAACAAATGAAGGATTTAAGCCTGGAAAAGACGGAATTCCTGGTGGTGGAAACGAAAACTTCAACAATCAAGGCGGATTGTATGATTTGAGACGTGATCCAGGTGAAAGGTATAACCTTCAATTTGACTTTCCAGAGGTTACAAAACGATTGGAACAAATTGCAAAAGAAGCTAGAGAAGATCTCGGTGATGACCTTACCGACAGCCCCGGCAAAAATAGAAGAGAATTAGGAAGAGTAGATTACTAA
- a CDS encoding Glycosyl hydrolase family 20, domain 2, giving the protein MKKYGYLILGSLFLLSCDSTTSVINESAEINILPSPKELINEEKTLVLSGESSCYAEDASLAPMLELFSEEIESISGLKIPVSNENDNKADIQFEINNSLSLSQYEISIDKIVDVKAGSFNALLQAKNTLLQLVESIDGQLAFPILSIKDSPDASYRGLMIDVARRWHSVETLKKLINLAAFYKIDKVQLHFTDYQLYTLPSKAFPKLSTPDKHYSFDDLTALENYATERGVTIIPEIDIPGHSSPFVEKYPEIFGIKDRAINPWIINMGNEEAYNALDQIIGETAAIFKSTPYFHIGGDEAIFDKVMDDPKVKEYMISRELGDDVHELYRHFIVRMNEIVKKHGKQMCVWEGFGREGKVKIPKDILVYEFETNRYLPNHLIEDGYSVINTSWKPLYVVNQKKWSPKTIYNWNLWRWENWFDKAPSIIPIQLEKTELIKGAQMCSWEQSEEVEIPSLRKRLPAFSERIWNTTEKISYDEMMHRMDYLDGKLSKLINDNSQDSLLIGHDFSAEMLK; this is encoded by the coding sequence ATGAAAAAATACGGCTATTTAATATTAGGATCATTATTCCTTCTTTCTTGTGACAGCACTACGTCTGTTATAAATGAAAGTGCTGAAATAAATATTTTACCAAGTCCAAAAGAGCTTATTAATGAGGAGAAAACGTTGGTATTGTCGGGTGAAAGTTCTTGTTACGCAGAAGATGCGAGTTTAGCTCCAATGCTTGAGCTTTTTTCTGAAGAAATAGAAAGCATTAGTGGTCTCAAAATCCCAGTTAGCAATGAAAACGACAATAAAGCTGATATTCAGTTTGAAATAAATAATAGCTTGTCACTGTCTCAATATGAAATAAGTATAGATAAAATTGTTGATGTTAAAGCTGGTTCCTTTAACGCTTTATTACAAGCTAAAAACACGCTTCTACAACTTGTTGAAAGTATAGATGGACAGCTTGCGTTTCCAATTTTAAGTATAAAAGACAGTCCTGATGCTTCGTATAGAGGTTTAATGATAGACGTTGCCAGAAGATGGCATTCGGTCGAAACGCTTAAGAAGTTAATAAACTTGGCCGCTTTTTACAAAATTGATAAAGTACAATTACATTTTACCGACTATCAATTGTACACTTTACCCTCTAAAGCGTTTCCTAAGCTGAGTACACCTGATAAACATTATTCTTTTGACGATCTTACTGCACTTGAAAACTACGCAACAGAAAGAGGAGTAACTATAATTCCAGAAATTGATATCCCCGGGCATTCAAGTCCATTTGTTGAAAAGTATCCTGAAATTTTCGGTATCAAGGACAGAGCAATCAATCCTTGGATTATTAATATGGGTAACGAGGAGGCTTATAATGCTTTAGATCAAATAATTGGAGAAACGGCTGCTATTTTCAAGAGCACTCCTTATTTCCACATTGGTGGAGACGAAGCGATTTTTGATAAGGTTATGGACGATCCCAAAGTCAAAGAATACATGATTTCGCGGGAACTTGGTGATGATGTTCATGAACTATATCGTCACTTTATAGTCAGAATGAATGAAATTGTAAAAAAGCACGGTAAGCAAATGTGCGTGTGGGAAGGATTTGGACGTGAGGGTAAAGTAAAAATTCCAAAAGACATTTTGGTTTACGAATTTGAAACAAACAGGTATCTACCAAATCATCTCATCGAAGATGGATATTCTGTCATAAATACCTCATGGAAACCACTATATGTTGTAAATCAAAAGAAATGGTCTCCCAAAACAATCTATAACTGGAACTTATGGCGTTGGGAAAACTGGTTTGACAAGGCACCATCTATCATACCTATACAGCTGGAAAAAACTGAACTCATAAAAGGAGCACAAATGTGTAGTTGGGAGCAATCTGAAGAGGTAGAAATACCGAGTTTAAGAAAACGATTACCAGCTTTCTCTGAAAGAATATGGAATACCACTGAAAAAATTTCTTACGATGAAATGATGCATAGAATGGACTATTTAGATGGTAAATTAAGTAAACTCATTAATGATAATAGTCAAGATAGCTTATTGATAGGTCATGACTTTTCGGCTGAAATGCTGAAGTAA
- a CDS encoding Arylsulfatase A, whose product MFYHLLNNSQDCFNPINHKYLKYLTLFFLSIFISFSCSKPAEKPNILFIMSDDHTSQAWGIYGGVLQDYVKNENIKRLASEGVVLNNAFCNNSICVPSRASILSGQYSHFNGVYDLSGSYHPDSLNVAKLMQQNGYETAIVGKWHLKKEPTGFDHYMVLPGQGRYIDPILKTKDNWKDGDAGGKVYLGYSTDVIADQSIKWLERRDKAKPFMLFTHFKATHEPFYYPERYNDYLNDVEIPYPVGFDDKGAASTGRSHDGWSLDILTKRYLNDKNKKYPGEPFKPNTSDPVELRKLTYQKFIKDFLRSGAAIDDNIGKLIEHLKSTGEFDNTVIIYTADQGYFLGEHSFFDKRFIYEPSLRMPFVICYPKELNKGTRIEDIILNIDFPSLLLDYAGADQPAKMQGKSFRQNLNGNSAFEWRKDMYYRYWSNEPKRPAHFGIRTDKYKLVFFYGQSREAKTRDKMDYPPSWEFYDLEKDPNELHNAINDSTYANTIVDLKKRLKALKEEQNDEEVESDIIKEIIKQNW is encoded by the coding sequence TTGTTTTATCATCTCTTGAATAATTCTCAAGATTGTTTCAACCCTATAAATCATAAGTATTTGAAGTATTTAACACTATTCTTCCTAAGCATTTTCATTTCTTTTTCTTGTTCCAAACCAGCTGAAAAGCCCAACATATTGTTCATCATGAGTGATGATCATACATCTCAGGCATGGGGTATTTATGGCGGCGTTTTGCAAGATTATGTCAAAAATGAAAATATTAAACGGCTTGCTAGTGAAGGTGTTGTTCTTAACAATGCCTTTTGCAATAATTCAATTTGTGTTCCTAGTCGTGCTTCAATTTTAAGTGGACAATATAGTCATTTCAATGGCGTCTATGACCTAAGTGGCTCTTACCATCCCGATAGCCTAAATGTAGCTAAGCTTATGCAGCAAAATGGTTACGAAACTGCTATTGTTGGAAAATGGCACCTCAAGAAAGAACCTACGGGCTTTGATCACTATATGGTTTTGCCAGGTCAAGGAAGGTATATTGACCCCATTCTAAAGACCAAGGATAATTGGAAAGATGGTGATGCCGGTGGCAAGGTTTACTTAGGATATTCTACTGATGTCATTGCAGACCAGTCGATCAAATGGCTTGAAAGAAGAGATAAAGCAAAGCCATTTATGTTGTTTACTCACTTTAAAGCTACTCATGAACCATTTTATTATCCAGAGCGGTATAATGATTATCTAAACGATGTTGAAATCCCCTACCCCGTAGGTTTTGATGACAAAGGAGCAGCAAGTACTGGAAGAAGCCATGATGGATGGTCTCTTGATATTTTAACCAAAAGATACCTTAATGATAAAAACAAAAAATATCCAGGTGAGCCTTTCAAACCCAATACTAGCGATCCTGTTGAGTTGCGGAAACTTACGTATCAGAAATTTATTAAGGACTTTTTGCGAAGTGGTGCCGCCATAGATGACAACATCGGCAAATTGATTGAACATCTTAAAAGCACAGGAGAGTTTGATAATACTGTCATTATTTATACGGCAGATCAGGGATATTTTTTGGGTGAGCATAGCTTCTTCGACAAGCGTTTTATTTACGAACCTTCTTTGAGAATGCCATTTGTAATTTGTTATCCCAAAGAGCTCAATAAAGGAACAAGAATAGAAGACATTATTCTCAATATTGACTTCCCCTCCTTATTATTGGATTATGCTGGAGCTGACCAACCTGCCAAAATGCAAGGAAAGAGTTTCAGACAAAACTTGAATGGAAACTCAGCATTTGAGTGGAGAAAAGATATGTATTATCGATACTGGAGTAATGAACCAAAACGTCCTGCACATTTTGGAATAAGAACCGATAAGTACAAATTAGTATTCTTTTATGGTCAATCTCGAGAGGCAAAAACAAGAGACAAAATGGATTACCCTCCAAGTTGGGAATTTTACGATTTAGAAAAAGATCCAAATGAGCTTCATAATGCCATAAATGACTCCACTTATGCAAATACTATAGTTGATTTAAAAAAGAGATTAAAAGCTCTAAAAGAAGAGCAAAATGACGAAGAAGTTGAAAGCGATATCATCAAAGAAATAATAAAGCAGAACTGGTAA
- a CDS encoding Acetyl esterase/lipase, whose amino-acid sequence MRKLEKWVIKTVKLFFQRKYYFMKIIISHFPMTITKLLLLVLVTITSYAQEKILYKNIETTELYLHHYPSKVDNSPAMVFFFGGGWNSGSVKQFETHAKYFSQRGISCFLVEYRVKNIHGTSPFVSLEDANSAMRYIRKNAISLNIDANKLIGAGGSAGGHLAAATAFTSHFNDGNDDMSISPVPNALALFNPVIDNGPAGYGYERIGESYIHFSPMHNIRKGAPPTILFLGDEDALIPTETAEYFAKSMERVGSKCKLKIYPKAKHGFFNYSNFEWYKDTILETDQFLQSIGFLSTEPKINIE is encoded by the coding sequence ATGAGAAAACTGGAAAAATGGGTAATTAAAACGGTAAAGTTATTCTTTCAAAGAAAGTACTATTTCATGAAAATTATAATATCTCATTTTCCAATGACTATTACTAAACTTCTACTCCTTGTATTAGTAACAATCACTAGCTATGCACAGGAAAAAATACTTTATAAAAACATAGAAACGACTGAACTGTACCTTCATCACTATCCTTCCAAAGTTGATAATAGTCCGGCGATGGTTTTCTTTTTTGGCGGTGGATGGAATAGTGGGTCAGTCAAGCAATTTGAAACACATGCTAAATACTTTTCTCAAAGAGGCATTTCATGTTTTTTGGTTGAATATCGTGTCAAAAACATTCACGGTACCAGTCCATTCGTATCGCTTGAAGATGCTAACTCTGCAATGAGGTATATTCGGAAAAATGCGATTTCACTTAACATAGATGCCAATAAATTGATCGGTGCAGGTGGATCAGCTGGAGGACATTTAGCAGCAGCAACTGCTTTTACCAGTCATTTTAATGATGGAAATGACGATATGTCTATTAGCCCTGTTCCCAATGCTTTGGCACTATTTAATCCTGTAATAGATAACGGTCCTGCTGGTTATGGATATGAAAGAATAGGAGAATCATACATTCATTTTTCTCCCATGCATAATATACGAAAGGGGGCTCCTCCTACCATTTTGTTTTTAGGTGATGAGGATGCACTTATTCCTACTGAAACAGCCGAGTACTTTGCTAAATCAATGGAAAGAGTGGGTTCCAAATGTAAACTTAAAATATATCCAAAAGCTAAGCATGGCTTTTTTAATTACAGTAATTTTGAATGGTATAAAGACACGATCTTAGAAACCGATCAATTCTTGCAGTCGATAGGCTTTTTAAGTACCGAACCCAAAATAAATATAGAGTAA
- a CDS encoding Arylsulfatase A — protein MKQLTLAFMALALFSCTPKEENRPPNIIHIFADDLGYGDIGCFGATDIATPNIDQIAQEGIKFTDFYSASHVCSPSRAALMTGRLPQRMGIHGVFFPESFTGMPNSEFTIAELLKQRNYVTGMVGKWHLGHREEFLPLAQGFDSYYGIPYSNDMASVVYMQDNKVDSFEVNQHYSTKTYTKKALEFIDSNAEKPFFLYLAHNMPHVPIYASEQFEGTSQRGLYGDVIQELDWSVGQVLAKLKEKGLLENTLVIFSSDNGPWLVMEDHGGSAGPLREGKQYTFEGGMRVPTVAMWKGKIPAGKVYNNIASQMDWFPTIAKLSNATIPADLKIDGEDLSEVLLGNGERKSQTYIYFDKGNPQAYRSGKYKIKEPYQGYKGSRGMKEVAAHDTLLFDLSTDIHSANNLYPAQKDLAIKLFAEKDAAFKALGELPPAQVLRSNSDKSHYEYLNNKHEKTGKMGN, from the coding sequence ATGAAACAACTCACATTAGCCTTTATGGCTCTCGCTTTATTTTCATGTACTCCTAAAGAAGAAAATAGGCCACCCAATATCATTCATATTTTTGCTGATGACCTCGGCTACGGAGACATTGGGTGTTTTGGTGCAACGGACATTGCAACACCAAATATTGACCAAATAGCACAAGAAGGTATAAAATTCACTGATTTCTATTCTGCTTCCCATGTTTGTAGCCCATCAAGAGCCGCATTAATGACAGGAAGGCTGCCACAACGAATGGGAATACATGGCGTGTTTTTCCCTGAAAGCTTTACCGGGATGCCTAATTCCGAGTTTACTATTGCTGAACTCTTGAAACAAAGAAACTACGTAACAGGAATGGTAGGAAAGTGGCATCTCGGTCATAGAGAAGAGTTTTTACCGCTAGCTCAAGGATTTGATTCTTACTATGGAATACCTTATTCCAATGATATGGCAAGTGTTGTATATATGCAAGACAACAAAGTGGATTCCTTTGAGGTAAATCAGCACTATTCGACAAAGACCTACACTAAAAAGGCCTTAGAATTCATTGATTCCAATGCAGAAAAGCCATTTTTCCTATATCTAGCTCATAATATGCCACATGTACCTATCTATGCCTCAGAGCAATTTGAAGGAACATCTCAGCGAGGATTATATGGTGATGTAATTCAAGAGTTAGATTGGAGCGTTGGGCAAGTTTTAGCAAAATTGAAAGAAAAAGGTTTATTAGAAAACACTTTGGTTATTTTCTCTAGCGATAATGGACCTTGGTTAGTTATGGAAGATCACGGTGGGTCAGCAGGACCACTAAGAGAAGGAAAACAATACACTTTTGAAGGTGGAATGAGAGTTCCAACTGTTGCGATGTGGAAAGGAAAAATACCTGCAGGAAAAGTCTACAACAATATCGCAAGCCAAATGGACTGGTTTCCAACTATTGCCAAATTGTCAAACGCTACAATCCCAGCCGACCTAAAAATTGATGGCGAAGACCTTAGTGAAGTTTTACTTGGAAATGGAGAGCGGAAAAGTCAAACGTACATCTATTTTGATAAAGGCAATCCGCAGGCCTACCGCAGCGGAAAATATAAAATCAAAGAACCCTATCAAGGATATAAAGGAAGCAGAGGAATGAAAGAAGTTGCCGCTCATGATACTTTATTATTTGATTTAAGTACAGATATTCATTCAGCAAATAATTTGTATCCCGCTCAAAAAGATTTGGCTATAAAGCTATTTGCAGAGAAAGATGCAGCTTTTAAAGCCCTAGGTGAGCTTCCTCCAGCTCAAGTATTACGATCAAATTCAGATAAAAGTCACTACGAATACCTAAATAACAAGCATGAGAAAACTGGAAAAATGGGTAATTAA
- a CDS encoding hypothetical protein (manually curated) produces MNTFWLKILLMPLIIALVTLASRRWGNIVGGVIAGMPWVGGAVLLFIAIEQGESFAWNSLRGVMVGLISWLGFCVSYMIAGQRFKAFTSMIISMLVFLCIGALFMNVTSVFSPIVWFVILLLMISIVLKFFPKVKDTSIQEGRPIKFEIPMRMFMITAFVLALTYSASLLGPTWSGILTPFPVITAVLAVFTHYGQGMQQVRLTFMGMFTGVFGFSTFLISLVYLLPAYGIGISFAVALSINVVAALIAKLVFEKLGVV; encoded by the coding sequence ATGAACACGTTTTGGTTAAAAATCCTTCTAATGCCGCTTATAATAGCCTTAGTTACGCTAGCATCAAGAAGATGGGGAAATATTGTAGGTGGGGTTATTGCTGGTATGCCTTGGGTAGGAGGGGCGGTATTACTTTTCATTGCCATCGAACAAGGAGAGAGTTTCGCATGGAATTCTCTTAGAGGTGTGATGGTAGGGCTCATTAGTTGGTTAGGATTTTGTGTTTCGTATATGATTGCTGGTCAGCGATTCAAGGCTTTTACAAGTATGATTATCAGTATGCTTGTATTCCTTTGCATTGGTGCATTATTTATGAATGTGACAAGTGTTTTTTCACCCATTGTGTGGTTTGTTATTCTATTATTAATGATTTCAATCGTATTGAAGTTTTTTCCAAAAGTAAAAGATACAAGCATACAAGAAGGAAGGCCCATCAAGTTTGAAATACCAATGCGAATGTTCATGATAACAGCCTTTGTCTTGGCTTTGACTTATTCTGCAAGTTTACTTGGTCCCACTTGGAGTGGAATTTTAACACCCTTTCCTGTCATTACTGCGGTTCTAGCTGTTTTTACACATTATGGACAAGGCATGCAACAAGTACGACTTACATTTATGGGGATGTTTACAGGAGTTTTTGGCTTTTCAACTTTTTTGATATCTTTGGTTTATTTACTGCCAGCATATGGTATTGGAATTTCATTTGCTGTAGCATTATCAATCAATGTAGTCGCTGCCTTGATTGCTAAGTTGGTTTTTGAGAAACTAGGGGTTGTTTAA
- a CDS encoding DNA-binding response regulator, NarL/FixJ family, contains REC and HTH domains — protein sequence METKNINIAIADDQVLFRKGLVSILEREPDFNFLFEADNGQMLLDFLSSTEILPDIIILDLSMPVLNGVDAMKIIHKNYPSIKVIVLSVYSENRFVTHLLDLGISGYLFKNAEPDEVKSAIRHVLEKELFFNEALKQALIHKVNSKRTKIFIQNNAPSLLSPREIEVLKLICDQKTTTEISEELFISVRTVDGHRNNLIEKTGVKNTAGLVVYAVKNRLLDLNLLVN from the coding sequence ATGGAGACGAAAAACATAAATATCGCAATTGCTGATGATCAAGTACTTTTCAGAAAAGGACTTGTCTCAATTCTAGAACGTGAACCCGACTTTAACTTTTTATTTGAGGCAGATAATGGACAAATGCTATTAGATTTTTTGTCCTCAACTGAAATCTTGCCAGATATCATAATCCTTGATTTATCAATGCCCGTTTTGAATGGTGTAGACGCCATGAAAATAATTCATAAAAATTACCCTAGTATCAAAGTTATCGTCCTCAGTGTATATAGTGAAAATCGTTTTGTTACACACTTACTTGACCTAGGAATAAGTGGTTATTTGTTCAAAAACGCTGAACCAGATGAAGTGAAAAGTGCTATCAGACATGTGTTAGAAAAAGAGCTTTTTTTTAACGAAGCATTAAAGCAAGCTTTGATTCATAAAGTAAATTCAAAACGCACTAAAATTTTCATTCAAAATAATGCTCCTTCGTTACTTTCACCTAGAGAAATAGAAGTTTTAAAATTAATTTGTGATCAAAAAACTACAACCGAAATATCTGAAGAGTTGTTCATCAGTGTAAGAACTGTGGATGGGCATAGAAATAATCTCATTGAAAAAACGGGAGTAAAAAACACCGCTGGTCTCGTTGTTTATGCGGTGAAAAATAGGTTACTTGATCTAAACTTATTGGTTAATTAA
- a CDS encoding Histidine kinase: MENVSLDYYVLLIGGTLAFLLLAGGILFFVLSYKRKIHEKEASHQKDLFLKNLEATENERKRVARELHDEVGSSLSMMRLMVSETASDVNRNKLKQLIDKTVDNVRRISNDLLPSGLEEFGLEYALDILLDKVHELSEIEIVTDFEELPKMNSRTVLAIYRVVQELLNNTLKYAEASKIYLTIYSENKHVIINYKDLGKGFVFEDALKVNSLGLKNIIARSEIMGGSAIFDSSLGNGMTATIKIPWRRKT, encoded by the coding sequence ATGGAAAACGTCTCGTTAGACTATTACGTTTTACTTATTGGTGGAACACTTGCTTTTCTATTATTGGCTGGAGGAATTCTGTTTTTTGTGCTCAGTTACAAAAGAAAAATACATGAGAAAGAAGCCTCCCACCAAAAAGACTTGTTTTTAAAAAATTTAGAAGCAACTGAAAACGAGCGAAAACGCGTAGCAAGAGAACTACATGATGAAGTTGGTTCATCGCTTTCTATGATGAGATTAATGGTCTCAGAAACGGCATCAGATGTAAACAGAAATAAGCTCAAACAGTTAATAGATAAAACCGTTGATAATGTCAGACGGATTTCGAACGATCTTTTACCTTCAGGGCTTGAAGAGTTTGGTTTAGAATATGCCTTAGACATACTCCTAGACAAAGTTCATGAATTATCTGAAATTGAAATTGTTACAGATTTCGAAGAACTGCCCAAAATGAATAGTAGAACAGTCTTGGCTATTTATCGTGTAGTGCAAGAGTTATTAAATAACACTTTAAAATATGCAGAAGCAAGTAAAATTTATCTGACAATTTATAGTGAAAACAAGCACGTAATAATTAATTACAAGGATTTGGGTAAAGGTTTTGTCTTTGAAGATGCTTTAAAAGTAAACAGCTTAGGCCTTAAAAATATCATTGCTAGGTCCGAAATTATGGGTGGTAGTGCCATTTTTGATTCTAGTCTAGGGAATGGCATGACTGCAACAATTAAAATTCCATGGAGACGAAAAACATAA
- a CDS encoding Microcystin-dependent protein, with protein MEGYIGQLMMFAGSFAPRSWAFCDGSLLSIASNQALFSIIGTTYGGDGRTTFALPDLRGRVPVKFGTGPGLSHYQIGQKSGTETVTLNATEMPSHNHTVAINVTNGAGSQATPGGGHLANITNGYSDEGTAGAFLAGATTGNNGGNRAHTNLQPLLAVNFIICLYGIFPSRN; from the coding sequence ATGGAAGGATATATCGGACAACTCATGATGTTTGCAGGATCATTTGCACCACGGAGCTGGGCATTTTGCGACGGATCATTATTATCAATTGCGTCAAATCAAGCATTATTCTCAATTATCGGAACAACTTACGGCGGAGATGGTCGTACAACTTTTGCTTTACCAGATTTAAGAGGTAGGGTACCAGTAAAATTTGGAACTGGTCCTGGCTTGTCACATTATCAAATTGGACAAAAGTCTGGAACTGAAACTGTTACACTTAATGCGACGGAAATGCCTTCACATAATCATACTGTAGCTATTAATGTTACTAACGGAGCAGGGAGCCAAGCTACTCCTGGAGGAGGACATTTGGCTAATATAACAAATGGATATAGTGACGAAGGTACTGCAGGAGCTTTTTTAGCAGGAGCTACAACTGGAAATAATGGAGGGAATAGAGCTCATACAAATCTTCAACCTTTACTAGCAGTAAACTTTATAATCTGCCTTTATGGGATTTTCCCGTCTAGAAATTAA
- a CDS encoding LytTr DNA-binding domain-containing protein, translating to MKTLNKKEGPFFRDILFLEASSNYTLIHYRDSEVKMVAYSLNLVAEKLSRSICLFRPNRKFVVNLSHVDQYDNNHIKVKNKSISISRRRKVNVKKVLMNHFNK from the coding sequence ATGAAAACATTAAACAAAAAAGAAGGTCCATTTTTTAGAGATATTTTATTTCTCGAAGCAAGTTCAAATTATACCCTTATTCACTACCGAGATAGTGAGGTTAAAATGGTAGCATATTCGCTCAACCTAGTAGCAGAAAAGTTGTCTAGATCCATTTGTTTATTTCGACCCAATAGGAAGTTTGTCGTTAATTTATCTCATGTTGATCAATACGATAACAATCATATCAAAGTCAAGAATAAAAGCATTTCAATTAGTCGTAGACGAAAAGTTAATGTGAAAAAGGTTCTAATGAATCATTTTAATAAATAA
- a CDS encoding Acetyltransferase (GNAT) domain-containing protein, translating to MKDVEFNGFICSTNKAKIDLDVVHDYLCNESYWAKGIPIEVVKNSVENSLCFGIYQGSEQVGFARVITDFSTFAYLCDLFVLAKFQGKGLSKFLMKCILSHSNLKGLRRFLLATRDAHGLYKQVGFTPIARPEFWMEINDSEVYSKNEKRF from the coding sequence ATGAAAGATGTAGAATTCAATGGCTTTATATGCTCTACCAACAAGGCGAAAATTGATTTGGATGTAGTACATGACTACCTTTGCAATGAATCATATTGGGCTAAAGGAATTCCCATTGAAGTTGTAAAGAATTCTGTTGAAAACAGCCTATGTTTTGGTATTTACCAGGGTAGTGAGCAGGTAGGTTTCGCAAGAGTTATTACGGATTTCTCCACTTTTGCCTATTTGTGCGATCTATTTGTGTTAGCTAAATTTCAAGGAAAAGGTTTATCAAAGTTTCTAATGAAATGCATTCTCTCCCACTCTAATCTAAAAGGGCTTAGACGTTTCTTACTTGCCACCCGAGATGCCCATGGTCTTTACAAGCAAGTGGGTTTTACCCCTATTGCTCGTCCTGAATTTTGGATGGAAATTAATGATAGTGAGGTTTATTCAAAAAACGAAAAAAGATTCTAG